A genomic stretch from Komagataeibacter xylinus includes:
- a CDS encoding IS630 family transposase (programmed frameshift): MAGAIALRTDYTASALRRLASRTRDANVARRLLSLAAVRDGASRGEAARIGGMDRQTLRDWVHRFNAAGPDGLHDQWRNGSVCRLTADQLAELSALVTTGPDRARDGVVRWRRVDLQRVIEERFGVSYHERHVSALLKRLGFSHVSARPRHPGQDPSVMDAFKKNFPTILSAHTGHLPRGRRIELWWQDEARIGQKNGLVRQWARRGTRPRQPADQRYENAWLFGAICPALGKAAGLVLPFTGTASMQLHIEEISRCVARGAHAVVLLDRAGWHTTPKLRLPRNVSLIFLPSRAPELNPVENIWQFLRANWLSNTVFSGIEHIIEAACTAWNNLTALPQTIRSIGLRKWAHIGQR, translated from the exons ATGGCTGGTGCGATTGCCTTACGGACGGATTATACGGCTTCTGCGTTACGGCGTCTGGCCTCTCGTACGCGGGATGCGAATGTTGCACGGCGCCTTTTGTCTCTGGCTGCGGTGCGCGACGGTGCCAGCCGGGGCGAAGCGGCGCGGATCGGCGGGATGGACCGGCAAACCCTGCGGGACTGGGTGCACCGGTTCAATGCTGCGGGGCCGGATGGCTTGCACGATCAGTGGCGCAACGGGTCGGTCTGCCGCCTGACAGCGGACCAACTGGCAGAATTATCGGCGCTGGTCACGACAGGGCCTGACCGTGCCCGGGACGGCGTGGTGCGCTGGCGTCGGGTCGATCTTCAGCGGGTCATCGAAGAGCGTTTTGGCGTCTCCTATCACGAACGCCATGTCTCCGCCCTGTTGAAGCGGCTTGGGTTCAGCCACGTCAGCGCGCGTCCGCGTCACCCCGGACAGGATCCGTCCGTCATGGACGCGTTTA AAAAAAACTTCCCCACGATCCTGAGCGCCCACACCGGGCATCTGCCCAGAGGCAGGCGGATTGAACTCTGGTGGCAGGACGAGGCCCGCATCGGGCAGAAAAACGGTCTTGTCCGGCAATGGGCGCGGCGTGGCACCCGACCACGCCAGCCTGCCGATCAACGCTATGAGAATGCCTGGCTGTTCGGCGCCATCTGCCCCGCACTCGGCAAGGCGGCAGGCCTGGTGTTGCCGTTTACCGGCACGGCCAGCATGCAACTGCATATCGAGGAAATCTCACGCTGCGTCGCACGCGGAGCGCATGCCGTCGTCCTGCTCGATCGTGCCGGCTGGCATACGACACCCAAACTCAGACTGCCGCGCAACGTCAGCCTGATCTTCCTGCCGTCCCGCGCGCCCGAACTGAACCCGGTCGAGAATATCTGGCAGTTCCTACGCGCCAACTGGCTGTCCAACACCGTGTTCAGCGGCATCGAACACATCATCGAAGCCGCATGCACCGCATGGAACAACCTCACCGCCCTGCCACAGACCATCCGATCCATCGGCCTCAGAAAATGGGCTCATATAGGTCAAAGGTGA
- a CDS encoding MFS transporter has protein sequence MTTPTARLALLSALLGNVLEWYDFALYATASSLVFNQIFFPSQRNPLLGQIEVFVVFFLGFLARPVGGILFGHIGDRFGRFTAMMWTFAIMGVATAAIGFLPGYSRIGLLAPLLLMTLRVVQGVAVGGEWAGGVLMLGAHARPGNLGRTTALSQSGVAIGMVMGNATLLLAQYLDPDALTGYGWRVPFVLTIPFIVLGLGLRHRLRDNAPPRQDAATRLPILEVLRHAPRAVLCGIGLRLAENGGIYILTTFSLVYGRSIHVPVGWLLLGVSLGLIADAIAMPLFGYLSDRIGQRQVYLVGIMAFIPVSWLFFELIASRAEAKVLLAFVLAFPLAHAPMIAVQPALLSGLFPAPIRYTGVALAHELGAIVAGGLSPMLATALYAHYHSVWSVFIYMTFLSLLTLVTMIFMKPAPQA, from the coding sequence ATGACCACACCCACCGCGCGGCTGGCCCTGCTGAGCGCCTTACTGGGCAATGTGCTGGAATGGTATGATTTTGCCCTTTACGCCACGGCTTCATCGCTCGTGTTCAACCAGATCTTCTTTCCATCACAGCGCAACCCCCTTCTTGGGCAGATTGAGGTTTTTGTTGTCTTCTTTCTGGGTTTTCTGGCCCGGCCAGTGGGTGGCATCCTGTTTGGCCACATAGGAGACCGGTTCGGGCGCTTTACCGCCATGATGTGGACATTCGCCATCATGGGGGTTGCCACCGCAGCAATCGGGTTCCTGCCCGGTTACAGCCGTATCGGGCTTCTTGCTCCCCTGCTGCTCATGACTTTGCGCGTGGTGCAGGGCGTGGCCGTGGGCGGCGAATGGGCCGGTGGCGTGCTGATGCTCGGCGCGCATGCACGCCCTGGCAATCTGGGCCGCACAACGGCCCTGAGCCAGTCTGGCGTGGCCATTGGCATGGTCATGGGCAATGCCACGCTGCTGCTCGCGCAGTATCTCGATCCGGATGCCCTGACCGGCTATGGCTGGCGCGTTCCCTTTGTGCTCACAATTCCCTTCATCGTGCTCGGCCTGGGCCTGCGGCACAGGTTGCGCGACAATGCCCCACCGCGACAGGATGCCGCGACACGGCTGCCCATCCTTGAGGTGCTGCGGCATGCGCCCCGCGCCGTCTTGTGCGGTATTGGCCTGCGCCTGGCGGAAAATGGCGGAATCTATATTCTAACCACATTCTCGCTGGTTTATGGCCGGTCAATTCATGTACCCGTGGGTTGGCTGCTGCTTGGCGTATCGCTGGGGCTGATTGCGGATGCAATCGCCATGCCCCTGTTCGGGTATCTGTCAGACCGGATCGGGCAGCGGCAGGTCTATCTTGTGGGCATCATGGCTTTCATACCGGTGTCATGGCTGTTTTTTGAACTGATCGCATCGCGTGCGGAAGCAAAAGTCCTTCTCGCCTTCGTGCTGGCCTTTCCGCTGGCACATGCTCCGATGATTGCAGTCCAGCCAGCCCTGCTGTCCGGCCTGTTTCCTGCCCCGATCCGCTATACGGGTGTTGCGCTGGCGCATGAACTTGGCGCCATCGTGGCGGGCGGCCTGTCGCCCATGCTCGCCACAGCGCTTTATGCGCATTACCACTCGGTGTGGAGTGTTTTTATTTACATGACCTTTCTGTCCCTCCTCACGCTTGTGACCATGATCTTCATGAAACCGGCACCACAAGCGTAA
- a CDS encoding NAD/NADP octopine/nopaline dehydrogenase family protein yields MSNDHLDIAVLGGGNGGFAAAADLARQGHRIRLWRHNAEQVSAHNAHGNMMGMRDASGQHEVKIDVITGDMAEAIRGAAVILVVAPAFAQETIGRTLAPHLTDGQVVYLPPGTLGSVLFAHYQHMAGNPARTAFAETGTLPWLARKYSPYGVTISGRATRLPTGVFPRVAASWALERLGHVFPGVIEDCGDALSGALMNAGPIIHPPLIIMNAGPLEHFPAWDIHAEGTQPAIRRVTDALDHERIALRAAMGYAGPHFPLRDHYDLSDDEWMYGRKAHDGLTDSGDWREKIDLLHHRYMMEDTRLGLSLLWSVAGVTHTSVPLVDAFLSIGSAICGMDFRTHGRTLHDVGLGGLDRDGLLEKLQRGFA; encoded by the coding sequence ATGAGTAACGATCATCTTGATATCGCTGTTCTGGGGGGCGGGAACGGAGGCTTCGCGGCTGCCGCCGACCTTGCGCGCCAGGGGCACCGCATCCGCCTGTGGCGCCATAATGCGGAACAGGTTTCCGCCCATAATGCCCATGGCAACATGATGGGCATGCGTGATGCATCCGGCCAGCATGAAGTAAAGATTGATGTCATTACAGGCGACATGGCCGAAGCCATACGTGGTGCTGCGGTCATACTGGTGGTCGCACCCGCCTTTGCACAGGAGACAATAGGCCGCACCCTCGCCCCTCACCTGACCGATGGGCAGGTCGTCTACCTGCCGCCCGGCACGCTGGGCTCGGTTTTATTTGCGCATTACCAGCATATGGCAGGCAATCCGGCCCGAACCGCCTTTGCCGAGACCGGAACCCTACCCTGGCTTGCCCGCAAATACAGCCCGTATGGCGTCACGATATCGGGGCGGGCGACCCGCCTGCCAACCGGCGTCTTCCCCCGCGTGGCGGCGTCCTGGGCGCTTGAACGGCTCGGCCACGTTTTTCCCGGTGTGATCGAGGACTGTGGCGATGCGCTGTCCGGCGCCCTGATGAATGCAGGCCCCATCATCCATCCGCCCCTTATCATCATGAATGCAGGCCCGCTCGAACATTTTCCGGCATGGGACATTCATGCCGAAGGCACGCAGCCCGCCATACGCCGTGTAACCGATGCGCTCGATCACGAACGCATCGCCCTGCGCGCGGCCATGGGATATGCAGGCCCGCACTTTCCGCTGCGGGACCATTACGACCTCTCCGATGATGAATGGATGTACGGCCGCAAGGCGCATGATGGCCTGACTGATTCGGGCGACTGGCGCGAAAAGATAGACCTGCTGCATCATCGCTACATGATGGAGGATACACGGCTGGGGCTTTCGCTGCTGTGGTCCGTTGCCGGTGTTACCCACACATCCGTTCCCCTTGTCGATGCGTTCCTGTCCATTGGTTCAGCCATATGCGGCATGGATTTCCGCACCCATGGCCGCACGCTGCATGATGTGGGGCTGGGCGGCCTTGACCGCGATGGCCTGCTGGAAAAACTGCAACGGGGTTTTGCATAG
- a CDS encoding TonB-dependent siderophore receptor — protein MTFRQCLFAACILTPATIKGATAQSVDLAAAPNASASTGVSHPARAAGHGATPARHAASATLSHGGAGQQDTGEAIIVTGTHSRNVRARQSNSPVSVITGATLRRSGQMNLGDALTRTYASINVNPMGTNASALTASIRMRGLNPNEVLVLVDGKRRHTTANISADAGPDFGATPVDLNMIPAAAIDHIEVLEDGAAALYGSDAIAGVVNIITKKTNHGLDITSQTGANAYNGDGWQYQVGADGGLSLGGDGYLHLSGQVYHTDHMLPKTYDHRLMGGAAPAGAYTGANYTGSATPSLESNHFTSTPEETRENLSINFGKTIAKDVQFYGLITYAHRHSEAFENYRTPSAAPGMYPNGFSPILTDEENDYAATLGLKGDNFFGFNWDVSTTYGADEDKIGNKNTANLGMLSPEGSGCSTSPSSPYYSSGGCGWSPSKVRAETFRMAQWTNNADFRRQFKIANVVPVNLAFGAEHRLETYTVKAGIPASYEDGGVSAFNGLQPQSAGNWDRDIWAGYVDGDFHLTPKWNVDFAGRFEHYTDVGNTENGKVSTRYNFSRRVAIRGTISNGFRAPTLAEQHYTSMTVGPTGASGLLGVDSPAAQALGASKLKPERSTNVSAGIVLEPVDGFHIEADVYQINIRDRIVQGGVVNGTTAMNALESSGYLLSSSVTPSDVSAYYFTNGASTRTQGVDIKADYLLHMHRYGNLALSMAIDLNRTRLHHNGTYDDPNSGEMAQYLNASNISSITTAYPRSKIILNAYWTIGKWDVNVRQTRYGQTTSMLQYMDWATGSCADGSSQQFSQTCFGQFKNTPRWLTDLEIGYRINPRWHIAVGANNIFNIRPRKLPDNLNYVGGQIYDYQSAQVPMTGGYYYGRINFTL, from the coding sequence ATGACGTTTCGACAGTGTCTTTTTGCTGCCTGTATCCTGACACCCGCAACCATCAAGGGCGCCACGGCCCAGAGCGTGGATCTCGCAGCAGCCCCGAATGCCTCAGCCTCGACAGGCGTGAGCCATCCCGCGCGCGCAGCGGGTCATGGCGCAACGCCAGCCCGCCATGCCGCGTCGGCCACGCTCTCCCACGGGGGCGCGGGGCAGCAGGATACGGGTGAAGCCATTATCGTAACGGGCACCCACTCGCGCAATGTGCGCGCCCGGCAGAGCAACAGCCCGGTTTCGGTCATTACAGGCGCAACGCTACGCCGGTCTGGGCAGATGAACCTTGGCGACGCGCTGACACGTACCTATGCCTCCATTAACGTCAACCCCATGGGCACCAATGCCAGCGCCCTTACGGCGTCAATCCGCATGCGCGGCCTCAACCCCAACGAGGTGCTGGTGCTCGTGGATGGCAAGCGCCGTCACACGACGGCCAACATCTCGGCCGATGCCGGGCCAGACTTCGGGGCGACGCCGGTTGACCTGAACATGATCCCCGCAGCAGCCATCGACCATATCGAGGTGCTTGAAGATGGCGCCGCCGCGCTTTACGGCTCGGATGCCATTGCAGGCGTGGTCAATATCATCACCAAGAAAACCAATCACGGCCTGGACATCACCAGCCAGACCGGGGCGAATGCCTATAATGGCGATGGCTGGCAGTACCAGGTGGGCGCCGACGGCGGGCTTTCGCTCGGAGGGGATGGCTACCTGCACCTGAGCGGGCAGGTCTACCATACCGACCACATGCTGCCCAAGACCTACGACCACCGCCTCATGGGCGGTGCAGCACCTGCCGGGGCCTATACAGGCGCCAACTATACCGGTTCGGCCACGCCTTCGCTTGAGTCCAACCATTTTACGAGCACGCCGGAAGAAACGCGTGAGAACCTGAGCATCAATTTTGGCAAGACGATTGCCAAGGATGTACAGTTCTATGGCCTCATTACATACGCGCACCGCCACTCGGAGGCTTTCGAGAACTATCGCACCCCCTCTGCCGCACCGGGCATGTATCCCAACGGGTTCTCTCCCATCCTGACGGATGAGGAAAACGACTACGCGGCCACCCTTGGGCTCAAGGGCGACAATTTCTTTGGCTTCAACTGGGATGTGAGCACCACCTACGGCGCCGATGAGGACAAGATCGGCAACAAGAATACCGCCAACCTCGGCATGCTCAGCCCCGAAGGCAGTGGCTGCTCCACCTCGCCTTCCAGCCCGTATTATTCTTCGGGCGGATGTGGCTGGTCGCCCAGCAAGGTCCGGGCGGAGACCTTCCGCATGGCCCAGTGGACAAACAATGCGGATTTCCGGCGCCAGTTCAAGATCGCCAACGTCGTGCCCGTGAACCTTGCTTTTGGCGCGGAGCACCGGCTTGAAACCTATACGGTCAAGGCAGGCATCCCGGCCTCGTATGAAGATGGTGGCGTCTCGGCGTTCAATGGCCTGCAGCCCCAGAGCGCCGGCAACTGGGACCGTGACATCTGGGCGGGCTACGTTGATGGCGACTTCCACCTCACGCCCAAATGGAATGTCGATTTTGCCGGCCGGTTCGAGCATTATACCGATGTTGGCAATACCGAAAACGGCAAGGTCTCGACCCGCTACAACTTCTCCCGCCGCGTTGCCATCCGTGGCACGATCAGCAATGGTTTCCGCGCCCCCACCCTGGCGGAACAGCACTATACGTCCATGACGGTCGGCCCGACGGGCGCAAGCGGTCTGCTGGGCGTGGACTCACCTGCCGCGCAGGCGCTCGGCGCAAGCAAGCTCAAGCCGGAACGCTCAACCAATGTCAGCGCCGGTATCGTGCTTGAACCGGTCGACGGGTTCCATATCGAGGCTGATGTCTACCAGATCAATATCCGTGACCGTATCGTGCAGGGTGGTGTCGTTAACGGGACCACCGCCATGAATGCTCTGGAAAGTTCGGGCTATCTGCTCAGCTCCAGCGTCACACCATCGGATGTGTCGGCCTATTACTTTACAAACGGGGCAAGCACCCGCACGCAGGGTGTGGACATCAAGGCGGATTACCTGCTGCACATGCACCGCTATGGCAACCTTGCGCTGAGCATGGCCATCGACCTCAACCGGACGCGCCTGCATCATAACGGCACCTATGACGACCCCAATAGCGGCGAGATGGCGCAATACCTCAATGCCTCCAACATCTCATCCATCACCACCGCCTATCCGCGCAGCAAGATCATCCTCAATGCCTACTGGACCATTGGCAAATGGGATGTAAACGTGCGCCAGACACGCTATGGCCAGACCACATCCATGCTGCAGTACATGGACTGGGCAACGGGCAGTTGCGCGGACGGCTCCTCGCAGCAGTTTTCCCAGACATGCTTTGGCCAGTTCAAGAATACGCCGCGCTGGCTGACCGATCTGGAGATCGGCTACCGCATCAACCCGCGCTGGCACATTGCCGTGGGCGCCAACAATATTTTCAATATCCGCCCGCGCAAGCTGCCCGATAACCTGAACTATGTCGGTGGCCAGATCTATGACTACCAGTCCGCCCAGGTACCCATGACGGGTGGCTATTACTACGGCCGCATCAACTTCACGCTCTGA
- a CDS encoding Lrp/AsnC family transcriptional regulator — protein sequence MREATMDSFDRAILSALQNKGDISLNELSDIVNLSSSQCSRRLQRLKDEGYIDRIVAILSPAKVNLNVSSFVVVKLHSHSPDIEKRFCNHISRLNEVVSCHYITGSSDFILLVYSRDLQSYREFIAHRLLFSSDIASITSHIILGNVKNVTTLPLDYS from the coding sequence ATGCGTGAGGCAACAATGGACAGCTTTGACAGGGCCATCCTTTCTGCATTGCAGAACAAGGGTGACATCAGCCTCAATGAGCTCAGTGACATTGTTAACCTGTCCAGCTCGCAGTGTTCACGCCGGCTGCAACGCCTCAAGGATGAAGGGTACATCGACCGGATCGTCGCCATTCTCAGCCCGGCAAAGGTCAACCTGAATGTTTCGTCCTTTGTCGTCGTCAAGCTTCATTCGCACTCGCCCGATATTGAAAAACGGTTCTGCAATCACATCAGCCGCCTGAACGAAGTCGTATCCTGTCATTACATAACGGGATCATCTGATTTCATCTTGCTGGTATATTCACGTGATCTGCAATCCTATCGGGAATTCATTGCACATCGACTGCTTTTTTCATCAGACATCGCATCCATTACATCGCACATCATACTGGGGAATGTGAAGAACGTGACCACACTCCCGCTGGACTACTCCTGA
- a CDS encoding MFS transporter, with protein sequence MRNLIVLFFLFTCALLSYTDREILSLVIDFVKLDMHISNYQFALLIGTFFGVIYAVMGLPVGWLVDRLPRKPFLIAAIGLWSAGTIVCGLAMQFPLMLAGRMLVASGEAALAPVALSLIGDIFPRHQQGRALGFYFSGIVAGGGVSIIVGGWLLGPAGGALLAPFMPHLAPWRRIFMFLGMLGMAMCVLALFVVREPLRTHAATVQDRPDDAPEPLSTRMALFMTCLAVSAISIIDNAVGAWAPYVMVHAFNVSAAHIGKVLGWFLIVGGLMGVSLGGQLSDRLMKTREQGLFYRSVIVLLLVLAGLGMGGDLYGYGLTLCMMTGIVALAGMCSTLGLNLILYLGTPQRRGFMTSFSFFLNVLVGAGLGPLLVPLALDAPLRLPPIAALGSVATVAALVAGGLFGVAQRLSRTKDSVQA encoded by the coding sequence ATGCGTAACCTTATCGTTCTGTTCTTCCTGTTTACATGCGCGCTACTATCATACACCGATCGCGAAATCCTGAGTCTGGTCATTGATTTTGTCAAACTGGACATGCACATCAGCAACTACCAGTTTGCGCTGCTGATCGGCACGTTTTTTGGTGTCATCTATGCCGTGATGGGCCTGCCAGTTGGCTGGCTGGTTGACCGCCTCCCCCGCAAGCCCTTTCTCATTGCAGCCATAGGGTTATGGAGTGCGGGCACGATCGTATGCGGCCTTGCCATGCAGTTTCCACTCATGCTGGCGGGGCGCATGCTCGTGGCCTCGGGCGAGGCGGCCCTGGCGCCCGTTGCGCTTTCCCTGATTGGCGACATTTTCCCCCGCCACCAGCAGGGCCGGGCGCTGGGCTTCTATTTCTCCGGCATTGTGGCGGGCGGTGGCGTTTCCATCATTGTTGGCGGCTGGTTGCTGGGGCCTGCCGGGGGCGCGCTCCTTGCACCCTTCATGCCGCATCTGGCGCCCTGGCGGCGTATTTTCATGTTTCTGGGCATGCTGGGCATGGCCATGTGCGTGCTGGCCCTGTTCGTTGTCCGTGAACCCTTACGCACGCATGCGGCCACGGTACAGGACAGGCCCGATGATGCGCCTGAGCCTCTTTCCACCCGCATGGCCCTGTTCATGACCTGCCTGGCGGTATCCGCCATTTCCATCATCGACAATGCGGTGGGGGCATGGGCGCCTTATGTCATGGTGCATGCCTTCAATGTATCGGCCGCCCATATTGGCAAGGTGCTGGGGTGGTTCCTGATCGTGGGCGGCCTGATGGGCGTGAGCCTGGGCGGGCAACTGAGTGACCGCCTGATGAAGACGCGCGAGCAGGGTCTTTTTTACAGGTCGGTTATCGTGCTGCTGCTGGTCCTTGCGGGTCTTGGCATGGGGGGCGACCTGTACGGTTACGGCCTGACGCTGTGCATGATGACGGGCATTGTTGCCCTGGCTGGCATGTGCTCAACGCTGGGGCTGAACCTGATCCTGTATCTGGGCACGCCGCAGCGGCGGGGATTTATGACATCGTTCAGTTTTTTCCTGAACGTGCTGGTTGGCGCGGGTCTTGGCCCCCTGCTCGTGCCGCTTGCGCTGGATGCGCCGCTCCGCCTGCCGCCGATTGCGGCGCTGGGCAGCGTTGCGACGGTGGCGGCCCTTGTTGCAGGCGGCCTGTTTGGGGTAGCGCAACGCCTGTCCCGCACGAAAGACAGCGTGCAGGCCTAA
- a CDS encoding 3-hydroxyacyl-CoA dehydrogenase NAD-binding domain-containing protein, with protein MTDITACPQPGVHRVLCLGVGRMAQGIALHYACRGTPVVLLDCRERTPAAFASRQATAWQELQEGWDLIARIGLRAESPALADLVTIRPLSDPALTFTAQDLVYECVPEEIAIKHETLRAISRRCDGASIIASTTSTIMVDDLSAAVVNPERFINAHWLNPAYIIPLVELSPGTRTDPAVTATLASHLRNVGKQTVTCRPSPGFIVPRLQALVMNEAARMVEEGVASAADIDRAVHYGFGFRFAEIGLLEFIDWGGCDILFHASAYLEHALHDPKFAAPPIIKENMAHHRRGLRDGTGFYNHTGRDTQAWREAVLRRLAARLKDMP; from the coding sequence ATGACGGATATCACCGCCTGCCCGCAGCCCGGCGTGCACCGTGTCCTGTGCCTTGGCGTGGGGCGCATGGCGCAGGGCATTGCCCTGCACTATGCCTGTCGTGGCACGCCGGTCGTGCTGCTGGACTGCCGCGAGCGCACGCCCGCAGCCTTTGCCAGCCGCCAAGCCACGGCATGGCAGGAACTGCAGGAAGGATGGGACCTGATCGCGCGCATCGGCCTGCGGGCCGAAAGCCCTGCACTGGCGGATCTGGTGACGATCCGCCCGTTATCCGACCCGGCCCTGACCTTTACCGCACAGGATCTTGTCTATGAATGCGTGCCGGAAGAGATAGCCATCAAGCACGAAACCCTCCGGGCCATTTCCCGGCGGTGTGATGGGGCGTCCATTATTGCGTCAACGACCTCCACCATCATGGTCGATGACCTGTCGGCCGCCGTGGTGAACCCTGAACGCTTCATCAACGCCCACTGGCTCAATCCGGCTTACATCATCCCTCTTGTCGAACTTTCGCCCGGCACCCGGACCGATCCTGCCGTAACCGCCACCCTGGCCAGCCACCTGCGCAACGTTGGCAAACAGACTGTGACCTGCCGCCCCAGCCCCGGCTTTATCGTGCCCCGCCTGCAGGCCTTGGTCATGAACGAAGCCGCGCGCATGGTGGAGGAAGGCGTGGCCAGTGCCGCAGATATTGATCGCGCGGTGCATTATGGCTTCGGCTTTCGTTTTGCCGAAATCGGATTACTTGAATTTATTGACTGGGGCGGCTGCGATATTCTGTTTCATGCATCCGCCTATCTGGAGCATGCCCTGCACGACCCCAAATTCGCAGCACCTCCCATCATAAAAGAGAACATGGCCCACCACCGTCGTGGCCTGCGTGATGGAACGGGGTTTTATAACCACACCGGTCGCGATACGCAGGCCTGGCGCGAGGCTGTGCTGCGCAGGCTGGCAGCCCGCCTGAAAGACATGCCATGA
- a CDS encoding MFS transporter translates to MASGSRWGIVLLFMAAYVLSFIDRQILALLIGPIRADLGITDTQFGLLSGLAFSIFYAVLGLPIAGLSDRYARPVIIAAGILVWSIATLGCAFVHSFAMLFVFRIMVGAGEATLAPAVYSYIADIIPRPKLGWAMSVFSLGSFIGSGLAFMLGGSILSLTVGQPDLNVFGAVIHPWQLCFAIVGLPGIVLSAIIFLWVREPVQAGGRALTRKGASMSVAMQYLWQNRALFVPHILGYTFIAMTLFSLLGWMPAVLMRVHGMSPRIVGFAFGGIAMVCGVSGVLTSGRLVDTLTQRGHKGAPMITGAIGALGVVLPMAIIGFAQATPVILICLAVAFYFASFPMPPSTFVQQVAVPQEMRARLSAVLLFFNAMGGLAGGAFLIGFLNDHVFHSPMAVGTSLCLVAIGSSSLGALLLLASRKPFERLMAQSRHRT, encoded by the coding sequence ATGGCATCGGGTTCGCGCTGGGGTATCGTCCTGCTCTTCATGGCCGCTTATGTCCTTTCCTTCATCGACCGGCAGATCCTTGCCCTGCTGATCGGGCCGATCCGCGCCGATCTGGGGATTACCGATACACAGTTCGGCCTGCTGAGCGGGCTGGCTTTTTCCATTTTCTATGCCGTGCTGGGGCTGCCTATCGCGGGGTTGAGCGACCGGTACGCGCGGCCTGTCATTATTGCTGCTGGCATACTGGTCTGGAGCATCGCAACGCTGGGCTGTGCGTTCGTGCATTCCTTCGCCATGCTGTTCGTATTCCGCATCATGGTGGGGGCAGGTGAGGCAACGCTGGCGCCCGCAGTTTATTCCTATATAGCCGACATCATTCCACGCCCGAAGCTGGGCTGGGCCATGTCGGTCTTTTCCCTCGGGTCGTTTATCGGCTCCGGGCTTGCCTTCATGCTCGGCGGTTCCATCCTTTCGCTTACCGTGGGGCAGCCCGACCTGAATGTGTTCGGGGCGGTGATCCACCCGTGGCAGCTCTGCTTCGCCATAGTCGGGCTACCGGGAATTGTGTTGAGTGCGATTATTTTCCTGTGGGTCAGGGAACCGGTACAGGCAGGCGGCCGCGCACTGACGCGCAAGGGCGCCAGCATGAGCGTGGCCATGCAGTATCTGTGGCAGAACCGCGCACTCTTCGTGCCCCATATCCTGGGTTATACCTTTATTGCCATGACACTGTTTTCATTGCTGGGCTGGATGCCTGCGGTCCTGATGCGCGTGCATGGCATGTCACCGCGTATTGTCGGGTTCGCGTTTGGCGGCATTGCCATGGTCTGCGGTGTGTCGGGTGTCCTGACCAGTGGCAGGCTGGTTGATACGCTCACGCAACGCGGCCATAAGGGCGCACCCATGATAACGGGCGCAATCGGCGCGCTTGGCGTTGTGCTGCCTATGGCAATCATCGGTTTCGCGCAGGCAACGCCCGTTATTCTAATCTGCCTGGCTGTGGCCTTTTACTTCGCGTCCTTTCCCATGCCGCCTTCCACTTTCGTGCAGCAGGTGGCCGTTCCGCAAGAAATGCGGGCCCGCCTTTCGGCTGTTCTGCTGTTTTTCAATGCAATGGGGGGACTGGCAGGGGGCGCCTTCCTGATCGGTTTTTTAAACGATCATGTGTTCCACTCACCCATGGCGGTCGGCACGTCGCTCTGTCTTGTGGCGATAGGCTCCAGTAGCCTCGGCGCGCTTCTGCTTCTTGCCAGCAGGAAACCTTTCGAGAGGCTCATGGCTCAAAGCCGCCACCGGACCTGA